A genomic stretch from Onychostoma macrolepis isolate SWU-2019 chromosome 02, ASM1243209v1, whole genome shotgun sequence includes:
- the zgc:113293 gene encoding uncharacterized protein zgc:113293 — protein sequence MHLKSAFLLCLLGGVFGADTGNTESVWVMLGDSVTLHTGIGSVRRDHHVVWRFGPDSPGSRVAELMKWSYMLSVFVSGKMPFRDTLQLDHKTGSLTINNTTPEHSGLYKLTIIHNRKTSRKKFDVKVYAPLPVPVISTDSSQDSHRSAGAACVLMCSVTNASRVTLSFFKGSDLVSSVSGSDFNGSLSLPLDVEPHDENTYSCVVNNSISNHTTLFNTTDLCPPPPAASAPLPVPVISTDSSQDSHRSAGAACVLMCLVTNASRVTLSFFKGSDLVSSVSGSDFNGSLSLPLDVEPHDENTYSCVVNNSISNHTTLFNTTDLCPPPPAASDESLLYCLLLLLIPVTVIAVLLCVCRKRRKAEQETDENC from the exons ATGCATCTTAAATCTGCTTTCCTACTCTGTTTACTGGGCG GTGTGTTTGGCGCAGACACCGGTAACACTGAAAGCGTGTGGGTGATGCTGGGAGATTCGGTCACCCTGCACACCGGCATCGGCTCGGTTCGGAGAGACCATCACGTCGTCTGGAGGTTTGGGCCTGACAGTCCAGGCAGCCGGGTAGCCGAGCTCATGAAATGGTCCTACATGCTCTCTGTATTTGTGAGTGGAAAGATGCCCTTCAGAGACACACTGCAGCTGGACCATAAGACCGGATCGCTGACCATTAATAACACCACACCTGAACACTCTGGACTTTATAAACTAACTATCATCCACAACAGAAAGACTTCCCGCAAGAAGTTTGATGTTAAAGTCTATG CTCCTCTCCCGGTTCCCGTCATCAGCACAGACTCCTCACAGGACTCGCACAGATCTGCAGGTGCAGCGTGTGTCCTGATGTGTTCAGTGACAAATGCGTCCCGGGTCACTCTGTCCTTCTTTAAGGGCAGTGATTTAGTGTCCAGCGTCAGCGGCTCTGACTTCAACGGCTCTCTGTCTCTGCCTCTGGATGTGGAGCCTCACGATgaaaacacctacagctgtgtggtCAATAACTCCATCAGCAACCACACCACGCTCTTCAACACCACCGATCTCTGCCCGCCGCCTCCAGCTGCCTCAG CTCCTCTCCCGGTTCCCGTCATCAGCACAGACTCCTCACAGGACTCGCACAGATCTGCAGGTGCAGCGTGTGTCCTGATGTGTTTAGTGACAAATGCGTCCCGGGTCACTCTGTCCTTCTTTAAGGGCAGTGATTTAGTGTCCAGCGTCAGCGGCTCTGACTTCAACGGCTCTCTGTCTCTGCCTCTGGATGTGGAGCCTCACGATgaaaacacctacagctgtgtggtCAATAACTCCATCAGCAACCACACCACGCTCTTCAACACCACCGATCTCTGCCCGCCGCCTCCAGCTGCCTCAG ACGAGTCTCTGCTCTActgtctgctgctgctgctgattcCTGTCACCGTGATCGCTGTCTTACTCTGTGTCTGTCGAAAACGCAGAAAAGCGGAACAAGAGA CTGATGAAAATTGCTAA